Genomic DNA from Fimbriimonas ginsengisoli Gsoil 348:
GTATTGAAGACGAGAACTCGCTGACCCTAATCGGCTACCTCGCCTTCGCCGATCCCCCTCTGGAAGACGCACTGGCCACCGTTCATCGTCTACAGACCGCCGGAATCGACCTAAAGATCATCACAGGTGACAGCGACGCCGTCGCGGGGCACGTCTGTCGCCAGATCGGTTTGGATCCCGGACGCATCTTGCTCGGTTCCGAGATCGAGGCGATGGCGGACGATGCACTTCAAGCCGCCGCCGAACGCACGCTTGTATTCGCCCGGACCTCTCCCGCGCAAAAGAACCGGATTATCCTCGCCCTCAAGGCGCGCGGCCATGTGGTCGGCTACATGGGAGACGGCATCAACGATGCCCCCTCCCTCCACGCGGCGGATGTTGGAATCTCCTTTGGCGACGCGACCGACGTCGCCAAAGACGCTGCGCAGATCATCCTCGTGGAGCGACACCTGTCGCGCCTCCTCGGCGGCGTCTTCGAGGGTCGCATGGCTTTCGGGAATGTGATGAAGTATCTGCTCATGGGGACGAGCTCGAGCTTCGGCAACATGCTGAGCATGGCGGGGGCGGCGCTCTTCCTCCCGTTCCTTCCGATGCTCCCGTCGCAGATCCTGCTGAACAACCTTCTCTACGACCTGGCCCAAATCCCGATCCCGACAGACTGGGTCGACGAATCGTACATTCGAAAGCCAAAGCGATGGGATATGTCCCAGATCAGCAGCTTCATGATCTTCGCCGGGCCGATCAGCTCGCTCTACGACGCTCTCACGTTCGTTGTGCTGCTTCGATTGTTTCGAGCGGACGAGGCCCACTTCCACACCGGCTGGTTCATCGAATCGCTGTTCACCCAAACCCTAGTCATTTTCGTGATTCGAACGAGGTTCCGGCCGTGGCGGAGCCGGCCGAGCCGGGCATTGGTGGCCACCACTATCCTCGTGCTGATCGTCGCCGCCTGGCTGCCATTCTCCCCGTTCGCGTCGTTGCTGGGCTTCGTTCCGATGCCGCCGGCGTTCTTCTTGTTCGTCCTGTTTGCAAGCCTAACGTATCTCGCGCTGGTCGAGTTGGCGAAAGGTTTTCTGTTCCGATGGGGGCCGGCCCCACCTTCTTCCAGACCCGCCTGACTGGCATTGCCTCGGATGTTCCCGTAAGGCGGCGCCGTCAGGGGAATCCATGACAAGAAGTGGACGTCTTGCCTCCCAGGATTTTACGGCCCACCATCTACCTAGCCGGCGACCGTTTCACGACGCGGCGAGGCAGAGTGAAGATGAAAATAATCGTTGGAGTGGACAAGGGCGGGCTTTACCGCGAGGCGATCCATTTGCTAAGCAGGCTGCAGTTCGCTGAAAGCGACGTTCTCCTAGCCCATGCTTGCGAGCCGGTTCGCATGCCCGCATACGCCGGATCGATCTTGGCTCCGGTGGACGAGTTGGAAGCGGAGCGTCTCTCTTCAATGCGCGAGGTCTTGCGCGAGGCGACCGAAATGGCCAGCCTTGAAAACGTGGGAGAAGCGGTGATCGAGTGCCCGCTCGATGGAAAGGCGACGGAGCAGATCATGGAGATAGCGGCTCGCGAACACGCCGATCTCGTCGCGGTTGGCTCCCGCCGCCATGGGATCCTTGGGAGCTTCTTCACCGGAAGCGTTGGGAGAGCCCTCGCTATCGGCGCTCGCGAGTCGTTTCTCATCGCAAGAAGCGGCGTGGTGGGACGCGGAGATGTTCGCGCCGTGTTTGCCACCGACCACTCCAAATATGCCGACGCTTGTCTTGAGG
This window encodes:
- a CDS encoding universal stress protein, which translates into the protein MKIIVGVDKGGLYREAIHLLSRLQFAESDVLLAHACEPVRMPAYAGSILAPVDELEAERLSSMREVLREATEMASLENVGEAVIECPLDGKATEQIMEIAAREHADLVAVGSRRHGILGSFFTGSVGRALAIGARESFLIARSGVVGRGDVRAVFATDHSKYADACLEELLRLDPLGITELHFVFAQDGEMATLAEAAGESGEVPQSVEELVAEVKAKGALLVESCIDSGRLADYEMVFDFTIEALRKKMYDLKADLLILGAQGHGFIERLLIGSLALHEVVAEPFSVLVLRIPEDD